The genomic region CGCCGCCACGGGCAACATCGTCGTCGCCGGCGGCAGTCGTCCCGTACTCGTCGTGGGCGTGAAGAACTGCGTCATCGTCCACGGGCCGGGCGGCACCCTCGTCTGCGACAAATCCCACGCCGAATGCATCAAACCCCTCGTCGAAAAAATCCTCAACAAATAAAACAAATAGGGACAATGCCTTGCTCCGGTTCGAGGGTTCGTAAGTGATTGAAGCGGCTCAAGTTCTGTCCGCGAGGGTCCGATATCTGCGGCATGGGAGGCTTGGGGAGGGAGAGTGCCATGCCGACGATCCGCGAAACGCTGGACTTGGAGGATTTGGTCATCACGGTGTACGCCGCCCTGGACGACGCCCTGGCGGAAGCCGGCCTCGTCACACGGGACGGCAAGTTGGTCCCGCGTCCCGGGCCGCCGCCGGCGCTCTCGGCCTGCCCGCCGACTTGTCCGCCAAAGCCCGCAGGGCGACGGTGAAAGCCCCGGAGGGCGAAGGCGGGTTCGGAGCCGTCGCGTTCGGGCTTCGACCCCAACCTACCGGGTTGCACTCAAACCCCGAACGAAACCGCCTCAAACCCTGGCTGCCGTAGCCCGACTTGTCCGGCGTAGCCCAAATGGCGAAGCCGGAAGGGCGAAGGCGGCTCTCGCGCGGCCCCTGAGCCTGCCGATGGGCTCTCGTTAACATCGCCCGTTAGTTAACAGCGCTAACGTGTCAAGGCCCCTGAACGGGGGGATTTCGAACTTACCGGCCGAGCCCCTGCCCCGATCCCGGAATGGCGGCTTTGGGTCAATCCCCCGGTTGGGTGGCGGGCTGGGTGGTTGTGGGCCTGTTCTGTTGCCACCACTCGTTGAAGGCTTTGCTGCTGCCTAGGACCGGCGCGTTGGTCATCCCGGCAAGAGCCTCAGCTGCATACCGACCGACAGGCGGCGGCTCGTACCAGGCCCACGCCTTTGCCGGCGAGACCGGTCCCGACGGTTCGTCGTACTCCAGCAGCGCGTGGACGCCCAGCAGACGCGGCAAGGCAGTGGCGGTGTCGTCCATGAGGCGGGCGATTCGCTCCACATCCTCGCGCTGCTTCAGCGAGGCCAATGCCTCGACGGCCAGACCGCGGATACCTGGATCGTCGCTCAGCAGCAGCTCCCTCAGTTCAGGCGCATCGGTGAGCGATGGCCACGCTGCGTTGCCTTGGGTGCCCCCTCCAAGCAAGCGATCCCATGATCGGGCCTTCTGAAGTTTCAGAAGCTCATCCCGTGTGGGATGCCTCAATTTGTCTTCTGGGACCCGGGCAGCCGCATTGCCCGCCAGCGTGCGCGTTAACGCAGCAATGCCCTTCAACCGAGCCAGTACACTTGTGTTCACCGGCGCGGTCTCCGGCTGCGCGGGCTGGATAGCAGCCTGTGTGGCGGGGGCCGCCTCTCCGCGCGGGGCGAACGCGTGAACCCTCGGACCTTCTGCGGGCGTCTGGGGTTTGGCCATGTCGACCAGGAGTGTGGCTTCTCCGGACACCAGAAAGATAGTGTGAATCTGGGTCTGCGGGCCCCGAACAGGAAACTTCTCGATCCGGGCAGTGAGAAGGTACTGGCCTGATTCCTTCACAGCGAAGTACTGCCGCACATCAAAGAAATGGACGCAAAACCAGCCGGGATTCAGTGCGATTCCTGGTCCGCTGATCTTCACGGTGGCACTGTTGATTCTGGGCACGAATTGGCCCTCGGAATCCTTCATCTCCAGCGTGAGCGAAGGCGTGGGCAGGACGCCCTCTTTGTCTGTCTTCATCAGGTACCCGATACTCACGGGCTTCGGCGAGACATTCGTGACTGCCAGCAAGATCGCGTTGCCTCTGGGATCGATCCCGCACTGCAATCCCTCCACGGCCTGACCCCATTGACGTACCGGGAGCTTGAGATGCGCCTGAGGGCGAGTGGCAGCCAACTGATTCTCCAAGGTGTGGTCCATCGCCTTGATGCCGACTCGGCCGTCCTTCTCGGTAAGCCCCACAAACCAGATGACCCTCTCGCCCTTCTGAACAGTCCGCTCCTGGCGGCCCCGAGCCCTATGACACCAATACCTCAATCGAAGAGTCTCGCCGGTCCTCATACCGGCATCCAAAGCCATCACCACCCGAAAACTCTGCATGGCCTCGACGATGCCGTCATCTCTGCCCGTAGCGACGCGGGGATCGTCTTGCGCTTCGCACAAGACCACGAACATCAGGTTCCCGGCCTTGAGTGCTTGCGTGACGGATAAGTCGCTGCCGGGCAGTTCCGCCGGTTGCTTGGCAGGGGCACTCGCTGTGCCATTACCAGTACAAGCCACTGCGACCCCAAGAAAAAGCCCCAATCCAACTGCCAGGTATCTGCGCATAGTGGCTCTCCCACGTTCGATCTAAACATTAGACGCCGCACACGGGGCTTGGTTCCAGCACATTTCGACCGACTCGTCAAGGCCCCCGAACGCGGACATTTCGAACTCTCCTGCGGTAGCTAGGGAGTAGAGGGGCCCGGCTTCGCCAAGGCTCCGCCGCGCCAGGCGCCGCGGCCCTTCGACTTCGCTCAGGGCAAGTGGCGTCCTCTACACCGGCTGCCGGACAACCCTTCGGCCTTGCTCAGGGCAGGCTCGCCGGTCCCAAGGGGAAGGCCCGGCTTCGCAGCCAAGGCCGCTACCCCGTGGCAAGCCGTTGTGCCTGCCCGCCGTAGCCGGCAGGCGAAGGCGGGGGCGATGGCTCAAGAAGTGCCCATGCCTGCCTGCCGACTTGTCCGACGAAGCTTGCAGAGCGAAGGCGGAAGTTCACCCGCCCGTGGCGGGCCTTGGCGAAGGAAGGTTCCACGACGATCCAGGCCGCATGTCCGCCGATGAGCGGCTGGATGAAGTTGCCGCCCTCCCGGCTTCCGGCTTCCGAGTTTGCTACTCTGCGAAGTGGCGACCCTGCTCTGTCCCGGCGCGCCGGGACTACGCAGGGCGGAGAAGAGAGCGCCACTCCCTGCTCTGCGAAGCCCGCTACGCAGGGCGAAGCAGAGTCGCTACGAAGCACGAGCCGCGTTGACCCGGGGAGTTAGTTCTTGACGGTGCGCGTCCGTCTTGGTAAGGAGACGAGCCTATGAGCGTCATCGATGACCTTAACAGGCTGGGGCGGGCGCTTGCTGACCAGGGTCTCGTGATCGGTGCGGGCGGCAACATCAGCGCGCGCGACGGCGAGCGGATGGTCATCAAACCTTCCGGCTACGACATGGACAAGTTGCGTGACGACCAGTGGGCCATCGTGGAGATCGCGACGGGCAAGCACCTCTCCGGCCCGCGGCCGGCGAGCGAGTGGGAGTTGCACCTGC from Planctomycetota bacterium harbors:
- a CDS encoding HEAT repeat domain-containing protein, producing the protein MRRYLAVGLGLFLGVAVACTGNGTASAPAKQPAELPGSDLSVTQALKAGNLMFVVLCEAQDDPRVATGRDDGIVEAMQSFRVVMALDAGMRTGETLRLRYWCHRARGRQERTVQKGERVIWFVGLTEKDGRVGIKAMDHTLENQLAATRPQAHLKLPVRQWGQAVEGLQCGIDPRGNAILLAVTNVSPKPVSIGYLMKTDKEGVLPTPSLTLEMKDSEGQFVPRINSATVKISGPGIALNPGWFCVHFFDVRQYFAVKESGQYLLTARIEKFPVRGPQTQIHTIFLVSGEATLLVDMAKPQTPAEGPRVHAFAPRGEAAPATQAAIQPAQPETAPVNTSVLARLKGIAALTRTLAGNAAARVPEDKLRHPTRDELLKLQKARSWDRLLGGGTQGNAAWPSLTDAPELRELLLSDDPGIRGLAVEALASLKQREDVERIARLMDDTATALPRLLGVHALLEYDEPSGPVSPAKAWAWYEPPPVGRYAAEALAGMTNAPVLGSSKAFNEWWQQNRPTTTQPATQPGD